The Musa acuminata AAA Group cultivar baxijiao chromosome BXJ2-5, Cavendish_Baxijiao_AAA, whole genome shotgun sequence genomic interval TCACATGCATTGAGAAACGAAATTGTTTCTGTGCCACTTGTTGTTTTACATTGTTCTTCCTTGGTATACGTACTACTTGGCTGCCCAGGAAGAAATGGAGAGGCCTGAACATGATTTGGACGAAGAAGGGAATGAGATCGCGGTTGATGCTTGCTGCTGCATCATATTCAGGTAATTGCCAAAGAAAAAAGAGAGGTGGACCCCTATTTGTTTAGTTCCTCCTACACCAATCAAACAAAGAGAGCCCCTACTTCTTTACCTTGTATTTTTGGAACGGTGttaccatctccatctccatgtcCATGTCCGTGTCCATGATCGAAGGAGGTTTCGACACCCTTCCAAGGCGACGATACAATACAGCGGCCTTGATGCTATCCAATGTCGGAGGTCGCCGGAGGAACCGTCCCACCAAGCTATGGCTCCAAGGCCGTCGCCATTCGGCAAGTTGGACATCGTCGAACGCCAAAAAGTCAGACGAGTCACTCTTGATCCTCTTAAACTTTGAAATCAGAGAACACCAAAGAGTTCACCGGAGAGGACCGTCCCGCCAGCACCTGAGCCCAGGTGACCGGAGCACGTAGAGACGATCTGGCCCCTGTATACTTTTCCTGGAGAACTCATCCATCCACCCACCATGGCAACCGACCTCTCTCGCAATTTAAGTTACTAAGTCTGTACAAACCAGGAGCCCAAATCTTGATACGAGCTCTCTCGAGGGTGAGTCATAGATTAGTTTGGAATTAAAAAGTCCTAAATCAGCCAGGAGTTAGGATTCCTAAACCCAGTAGGAGTATCGACTCCTAAACCAAATCTTGATAGGAATTAAAAGAAGTCGTAAATAAGATAGATAGGAGTTAGTATTCGTAATCCCAGtaggagttgggatcctaaactaAATAGGAGTATGATTCTTAAACGGTTCCGGACTCGGAGATTTAacactataaataaaaaaaagtatagTCTCCCCCAAACCCAAACGAGTACAACACCAAATCAAATCGGATTGAGAGAGTGGAGTTGGAGTGGCCCTTCAAAGTTGTTTAGGTATGATCTTACTTTTTATTATTCATTATGGTGTTTCTTTCTCCGCACTTGTGTTTTACTTTCTTTACGATCTCAATTAATTTTTGCCATTTTGAATCTGTTCTGTTCTGTTCTGTACATAATTTAATCGTATATTCTTTATTCTGACAcatatgaaattattattattattattattattattatttttcagattAGATATCGTTTGGGATACCACTGGCATCAATAGTTTTAGCGATCACAGGACAGATTGCCAATGTCGCGCAACTCGCGGGACTTGACGCTGTccgcctcatcatcatcatcgtggaGGCCGCTGCGAAAGCACGAATCCAGAAGAAGAATTGTCGAGAACTGTCGGATTACTTGCAGCTCATTGGCCATCTCTTGGAACCACTCGACATGTCGGATCTCAAGACGTATCCTGAGACGAGAGCGGTATTGGAGCGACTGGAGAATGCTCTGAAGAAGGCCTACATTCTCGTCAACATTTGCCAGAATCATAGCTTTTTGTATCTCATGGCCATGGGGTGGATGCTTGAGCATCGGTTCCAGAAGGTAGAAGCGGAGATAGAACGGTATTTGAGGCTTATTCCGCTCATCAATCTCGTGGACGTCCAGCGAGCCAAGGTATATACGCATCTCTATATTCTACGAtgtgttattattttataattttgtgtAGTAATTTGAACTTTCATTacccaaaaaattaattttcaaagtTCATCTTCTTCTGAGTCCCAATCAAATTTAATTAACAAtgccttttattttgtttttgttttgttccCCTCCTCTCACAAGAAGGCCAACCACAGAATGGGAAGTCTACTTTGCTCTAGAGTCGAAAATGCATTCCTTGGGATCTTCAGACGCACCAATAGGCTTCAGGTAGAAAAACCAGCAAGAAGTGGACTTGGACTTGGAGTCGAAACAGCAGCAGGAACGGGTGGTACCGGAGTCGAGGTCGATGCCAACCCAGACCTTGAGACCTTCCCGCTTAGCCAATTGAAGCGTGCCACAAGGAACTTCTCGCATGGGAACATTGTTGGGGAAGGAGAATTCGCAGTCGTATACAAAGGTCGGATGGATGACAAATTCGTTGCTGTAAAGACATGGAAGCTAAACACCAACCAAGGGTTACAGGAGTGGGTGGTGATTCCCTAGACTTGACTTGACTTGACTTTCCATCCAATATAACGACTATTTGGTCCCCTgttttgcttgcttgcttgcttactAATTCGATTTAATATTCTACTTCTGATTTGTGTGCTTAATTAATTTCTTTTGTTTCCTGTTTCTTGGGGGTGTTGCGCAGAACGAGATGAACGTTTTGCGGAAGCTGTCGCATCCCAACCTCATCAGGCTGCTGGGCTACTGCAAGGAAGAGAACGCCGCGTTCCATCTCGTCTACGAGTTCATGGCTAACGGGAGCTTACAGGATCATCTTCTTGAGAGTGAGTATTATACTGTATTCTGATATCCGCGCCAAAGAGAAATCATCTTACAGGATCATCTTCTTCAACAGAAGGGAAGCCACCGCTCTCGTGGAAGCTGAGAATTAAAATAGCAATCGGTGCTGCTCGATGTCTTCGTTTTCTACATAAATCGAACAAGCGCATCATCCATCGGGACGTGAAGCCCTCGGTCATCCTGCTTGACTCCGTATGTGATCTTCTCTTTTACGCACGCTTTGTACAACAATCTAATTTCTCTGTTAAAAATGGGGTGTCCTCACCTCAATCTTTGTTCCCTTGCAGGACTTCAACCCAAAGCTATCCGGCTTGGGTTGGTCATTGTCATTGAAGGGCCGGACCGGTAAGCGGGGTCGTGTCTCAACGCATGTCTTGGGCACACCTGGATATTTGGACCCCCAGTGCATCACCACTGGTACGcacaatacatatatacatatcatgCAAGATATCTAGCATATTACGTGTGTTACTCGCCGCTGCCATTTAATACGAGTGAGTGTCTCTTCTCCTTGATCAATCAGGTCATCTGGACGCGAAGACGGACGTGTATGCATTCGGGATAGTGTTGCTGCAGATGCTCACTGGTCGGAAGGTGTTCGATCCTGATCGACCGTGCGCTGAACGCCACTTGGCACAGTTCGCCAAGCCCCATCTCTCATCGGATGCCAAAGAGCTAGCGAGTCTAATGGACCCAAAACTCAATGGGGAGTATCCTTCGGCGGCCGCTTCTCGACTGGCCCGAATCATCGAAGCATGTATCGAGAAGGAGCATAAGCTCCGACCAACCATGAACGATGTTGTGAAAGCCCTCGAGAAGATTGACGCCATAAGGATAGGAGGAGATTAGAAGCTGTTCATAATTCTGTTAATattctgtaaatattgaaataatatTCAGAGGTCGTCGGACTTGTGGCTGGAATTAGATGAATGGTTCCAAGCGTTCAGTCTTCTTCAGTCGGTCGAACCTCCTCCCACATTATTATACTGCCAAAcatatttcttcttttctttttccttattaCCACTGCCAATATCTAGAACAATATAACGGAAAGGTCCAAACAAGCCGAACGTTTCCAACGTCATATCTCATCCACCGAGATCATCACAAGACAAGACGGACGGAGGCTGCATCTGTCATCCTCATCCCAAGCAACTAAAAGGCAGGCCAACTAATCGGTTCATCAACAATTTGTTaacaaaataattcataaattaAATATGCAGTAGAATATCAAGTTCTCTTCAGCTGTACTTGTTCAAGAATAATCTTTGGATAAACAACACAAAATTAATTGGATGGATGATGTACTCAACAACAGTTGGTGTCTTTTGGTCTGTGCTTTATCAAACTTGAAAGAATTcctattctatatatatataatgtaatttttaaatatttaatgtaTTATTTTTATTGCTGTCATTCACCACAAAGCAATTAAAAAGTATTTTTGAGgtaaatttctttttaaaaacaATTTTATTTGGTTATTGATATTGTGTAacttatatcatcatcatcatgataaTAATGTAATTGAAACCACCTAATTTGACACGTGGACCATGTTGTTTATTATGAGATTCCAatgacatttgaaatttgaacatTCTTCCACATGGTTCATATGTCGCAATAACATAAAATGGTGACGAATGATAATATTTTATGTGATAAAAAAACTCTTAGTCACATCAAAACTCATTCTTATATAAAGGATGCAATACATGAATTATAATGGTTTTATCCAATTCATTTAATACTTCATTTCACTCCACATAtgttactgttaggatcggagtggccctATCGGGGTGATTTAATTCAGCGGATTGAAAttggtaagtttgaaatcgattttgtaaacgtatagagatttcgattcgacaaaggacttagtaaaaatagctcgagtaaaggaaggagatgaaaaccaaaagtttgctactaagtaaataaatgtttcagaaagttaaacactcaaaCATTCAAGAAACAccacaatttaaagtggttcggtcaaatgatctacatccacttgcgaagccttctttgatgaggctcctaacttccactagcataTCACTTTGAAGgacaaggaccaaatacccctcttacaaccttgttACAAGTGgtccacactcttatagatttttcaaagagaaagagagaggtgaacacttaagctattgaaaataagactttgctgaagctttttctcaatttctaacttctcaaaaagctgttatctctattgagaattgaggggtatttataggccctaaggggattcaaatttgagctccaaatttgaattacttttgggttcccggtgctggcagtgccactgcctgtcagtggcggtgccaccacctgttagtgtctgacactgacagtgtactggcggtgccaccactagacctctcgggttctgagcgatgccaccgccggacctcttgggtgctgggcagtgccattgcccagtccgacggtgccaccgcatggACTTTTcatatcactggttgggctcgaaatttggcccaaaccagcccaaacttgggcccaattggcccctaactgggttatatgattaacccttaatcttaacccaaattatatgcaaactatgaaatgaagacatagccctaagcaaatttttaaccggcaacatcgagtttccttccggcgagctttccggtgaacttctggcggacttccgatacaccctcggatttcttctgatgGACTCTCAGTAGGCTcccagtcttgtggcgagttcaatgagtctttggcaagtatctgaaccttctcagtgatcttcgcgaacctccgatgatctttccggcggactttcgaaaacttcggcaagtcatcgattctttctcgattggcttcgacagcacttccgacgattctttggactttcggtagactctcgaacacccatcgaacttgactccggtaaacttgctttatgtctttatgctatcgtagttaatcctgcatatgtaaaacacacttcaatctagacaattaatccaaagcatctaatcaagttgtcttgcatgtcattggtccctcgacgcttcattcgattcttcggcgcatcatcctctcctatggcctattgcccaattggccagttgactctgcaactctgatatctttggtgcaatgtccgctcttcttggcccgatgcccgaatctacggctcaaagccttctatcgatacgtcgaccgatccacctgcctgacgtccaatcttctaacacattcctccaacccaacatgattttcctactttaattatctcatcttgatcgaagcatcctacgtcactcaaaacgtagattaaaacataaacacatattaattggtttcatcatcaaaatccgagattcaataattacaATGCAAAACATTCTCTAAACGAGGACTTTATAAGTCTATTTTTGAATGTTTCTCAATCATTCATGGTACAAACTTTGTTCATGCATGCTTTATGTGCAAAAAATactatttataaatttaaaaataatatatcacatcAAATACTAGATAAACTAATAATCTCCATATGCTCCACACAACCTTTTATATTGCATTGTCGACAAACATTTTGGTCATGAGATTCTTATTCTTGAACTTTGTAAatatcttatgattttttttactgtAAAATTTGGCTTGGTCTCAATATCCCTATTTTAAATTCTTCTCCTCTAATACATTTTAGAGATGTCATTGACCCTATATCAATTCATTCAATAGTTACTAATCCAAAAATCAAGtctttaaatcaaataaatattttttttattttttataaaataatctcaattttttatttataagctTATCACTTTAATCAAGTATTGAAAATTCTCGAATAATGAGTAGCAATATCCGAAGAACATAGTGTTTTGTCATAGAATGGTATATGGGACTTAGTCAAAACGTTGTGAGGTGTAAATGGATTTTTCATATCAAATGAAATTCTAATAagttcatcaataaatataaagtaAGACTTGTTGTAAAATGATTTCATCAACGTCCAAACCTTAAGTACCATGACACATTTAGATCAGTTGTGAAgccaataataatttatattattttgtcttACTTTGTCTAACAAATGGGGACTTTgatagttcaaaatgaataatgcaTTTCTTCGTAGTCAAATTTCTGATAATATATTTATGAGATAATATATTTCTGATCATAATCTCTCTTAACATATCTGTAAGTTGTGCAAGGTAATCTCTAGGCCTTTTATAATATTATGAACTTCCAACACATAGTTTTAGTTAGATTTTATAATTCTTAATCTGATAATTTGTTATTCATTTATTCTCATGAAGGCATAATCATGTTTTTACTAATTTATATAGATGACTTAATTATTACTGGTAATAAATTAGCAATAATTAATCAATTTTTTATCAAATATCTCGAGTCCCATAGCTATTTTCTTGGGGTTCAAGTAATTAACATGGCAAATAGTTTATTTCTTTCTCAACAAAAGTATATTTATGCCAAAACTATTACTACACCAATCGCTATAAGTATTCCTCGTACTTTATTTGATAGTGCTAATCTCAATAACACCACCGAGTATCATCAAGTTGTCGGCAATCTATATTAATCGATATTTACTCATATTATCTCTCTTTATGCACAAGCCTACTATCAATCATTTAATAGCTATTAAATGTCTTTTTTGATAGTTAATGGGTATTATTGATCATGGCTTATTTCTCTAAAAGGACTTTCTTATATtgatttgtttcttatattgctttATACACTTTTCAATATCGATTGAGCATGtaataagtgttgaatctcgtattttgatgatgaaaccaattgataattgtgtttatattttaatttacgttttgagtgacgcaggatgcttcgatcaggatgagacaattaaagcaggaaaaatcatgttgtgctggagaaacatgtcagaagattggacgtcgggccgatggatcggtcgacgtatcgatagaaggcttcgggctgtggacttggacatcgggccaagaagagcgggtattgtgccaaggatattggagttgcggagtcaacttgccgattgggcaataggccgcaggagaggacgatgcgccaaagaatcggacgaagcgtcgagggacgaatgacataccggacaacttatttaattgcttaggattaattgtctcgatcgaagttttgttttaattgtgcaggattaactatgataacgatgaagatataaagcgaaataaagtgtcggagtcaagtgcgaaggattcgttgcaagttcgagagttcgacggaagtccgaaggttcatcgggaacgctaccagaactagccgagaatgagttgggagcttgccgaagggtttttcggaagctcgccggaaggttcattggaagttcacggagctcgccgagaaagatcggagcttgccgaagaagctcgttggacctcgctaagatcaaatcgtgaagtctaggagcttgccgggagtccgcagaatggtttccgagagttcatcggaagaccaccggaagtttgccgaaagctcgccagaaaaagtcttgacttacggactttgtaatagcttagaaaatgtctttaaattcatagttagcacgttaattagggttaggattaggtgttaatcctataacccaagtaggggccaattgggcccaagttcggactggtttgggccaagtttggagctcaaccagtgagctaaaatagtataggcggtagcatcgcccaggagaggatctcccagcgaagctgggtggGGCAACTGCCCcaagcaagcggtggcaccgcctagggcacggtcttcgagttctggttgggcggtgcaaccgcctctgacagcggtgcaaccgcttgagctcggtctccgagctctagttgggcggtgcaactgccccagtcaggcagtgcaaccgcccctgacaagcggtggcatcgcctagaggctcaatcttcgagccctgtcaggcggtgcaaccgccagaccccggaattctgggagatgacatatttgagctccaaatttaaactggtttggagcctataaatacccctccaatccctgggtaaaatagacaagcacagagagattaaaagagagaaaacactgctgcaatctctagaattttcgtcctcta includes:
- the LOC135611721 gene encoding probable serine/threonine-protein kinase PBL11 gives rise to the protein MSDLKTYPETRAVLERLENALKKAYILVNICQNHSFLYLMAMGWMLEHRFQKVEAEIERYLRLIPLINLVDVQRAKANHRMGSLLCSRVENAFLGIFRRTNRLQVEKPARSGLGLGVETAAGTGGTGVEVDANPDLETFPLSQLKRATRNFSHGNIVGEGEFAVVYKGRMDDKFVAVKTWKLNTNQGLQEWVNEMNVLRKLSHPNLIRLLGYCKEENAAFHLVYEFMANGSLQDHLLEKGKPPLSWKLRIKIAIGAARCLRFLHKSNKRIIHRDVKPSVILLDSDFNPKLSGLGWSLSLKGRTGKRGRVSTHVLGTPGYLDPQCITTGHLDAKTDVYAFGIVLLQMLTGRKVFDPDRPCAERHLAQFAKPHLSSDAKELASLMDPKLNGEYPSAAASRLARIIEACIEKEHKLRPTMNDVVKALEKIDAIRIGGD